aaaaaataaaattttacaactTCCATAAATCATAACATATGGTAATCCGTAAAGTCCGTTTGACATTGTGGTTTGTGGGACATACGAGTACACGGTCCTAAAATATACCgactaacataattatattaattgcgCACAATATTAACTGACGATTCTAGAAATAAAATACCCAATATATAAAGTTAAGAAGTCATGTTCACTGCAACTAAAAAACATATTGCATGAATAGCGACACAGTACAAAGCACAATACTTCACAATAAATTGAATGAATTATAGCAAACACAATGCTTAGGGCGTCGCAAGCTGCTTCACTCGATGTCTGTAGTGAGCAAGATCTAAAAGTTGTACACAagtatgtttaaattttttgccttattacaaaggagtaaggtgcaaaagtgtaaacatatttgacgtcgactgttcaAAAAGTCTCGTTTGTAAAATGGATCCTTATCTCCCCCCTAGGCTCTTCAATCATGTTTGCTGCTAAGTGCAAACGTAAGATTAATGTTCAAGCTGGGTTTAAaatcaaaaaagtaatacaCTTACAACGATAATACTTATcacaatgatattataatatataatcgCATAGTATTTTGTGCTGTCTTCGATATGGTTatacaaataatatacaaattGAGAAATAAATTTAACTCGTAAATCATTGATTATGTTACTACTTACTAGCGTTTGCTACAGACTATCAGCAAGTTGAGAAGCTAAAGACAAGCTTTACTTCAACCCCTTAGCCAGGATGTTTTCAAGATCGTCCGAATCCCAAGAGATGTTCTGCACATTTCTTCCGCGAAGCCCTGCTGATGGCAGTGATGCTCAAGTTCCTACAGGCGCCACTGATTCAATACATCTGTCCACACATTCATTGTATCTACACTTATAGTGTgtgttttaataacaaatatgATCTTGTACTTTTATTGGGCGTGGGACAAAAACTGTTACTTTTTATTTTCCATaaattaggtaaataaataagtagcttCAGGaagatataatattatgtactcACCTAACAGTGTTAAAGATAAATGCAGTATCAACCAAAATACTTAGTTATGTGGTTTTCGCAAACATCTATCCAATATTAAAACATATCCCTAGTGGAAAAGAATTCCTCGTAACGCTCATGAGTTAATGCACCCGGATGTGTTAGGctacttactcgtatttatatCTAAGATTTCATTCAGtcgtattacatatatatagttATTAACTACACTACTCCTCTTATGAAAAAGTACAATAAAAAAGCCGACCGAGTGCGTGTCGGACCACGACCAATGAAGGGTTCCGTCCGAGCCGTCACACAAAAGACACCTACTGGCAAAGAGCGTATTATCACGGCACTTGATGCCTTTCATTAATAAAGGGCAGGTTATCAATGTTATCATAGGGTACTCATAAACGATACAACCGACTCGCAGCATCTTTTGTTGATGTATTTAGGAGAGCTATAGAAAGAGGCACCTGCAGGGCAGCAGCAGGGCACctcctacatttttttatatgaatgcAACTACACAACATTGTAGCAGCTCGCAATATACAACTACATTCACATTCAACCGAGTGGCTGAGTAAAATTATGGATGGACAGACAGAACAAAATTATAAGAGTTCCGTTATTGCCTTTTTGGctatacgtaggtatatatataactAAGTCGGAATAGTATGACTAATCTCGACGACTGACCAGAAGGTACAGTTGTGTCATCACATTTAACAAAACGATTAATATCTGCTTAAAAATATCCGCACACAtcttgatggcgactgtaccgaaCAGCGAAAACCCTTAGTATTAAAAgcagtacatatattattagtcATAGAAATCTCAATAGGCTAAATTAGTGTCGACCTGACAACCACAgttctacagatgtagtgcataattattttccatagtATTTTCACGGATACGTACGAACATGTCTTGCTATTTCGCTCAGTACAAAAATTACTGAGGTtcactgaagtagcatgacaaatacgaacgctgccgagaaaatacgatggaaaacaattatgcactacatctgtagtgtATTTATGCTATCGGATGCATTCTGTAGAAAAAGGTTTTCAATGGAGCATGTTTAAACGCGATTAGCAGTTGGTTTCTCTACGGCCTAAGTACAAGCGAATTTACAGtgtgcaaaaaaaaataaccttaAGCCCATGTgcaaaaaatgtacaaaatttataacaataatttaacacgaTTTCACATAAGGAACAAAGTTGCATTTGTTTTGGTTTGTTAAATTTTAGGACAAAAGAAATTCAGCTCTATTCCATGTGCAAATAAATGACATTTGTTTGTACAATGAGCCTCAGAAGAAATGGTGGGAGTTTAGACGCCGCGATTGGGCAGCGGCTTGACCTTGTAGATGCGCACGAGCCAGTGCTCGGTGGTGTAGGCCTCCTCCAACACGTCGAGGTTGAAGTCCTTGTTGCCGATCTCGGCGCCGCGCACGCGGTCGAACCCGGGCGGCCGCCCTGCCACACACACACCATCAATCACACTCACTACTCTACCATTATACTAATTTTACCAGAGTTTGTCTGCAACTCTGCACCCAATATTATTACAAGGACGTTTACCTTACAAACGTAATTAATACCTATGTGTGTTACGAGTCTCGGTAAAATGTTTTACAACGAAATGTAAGCTATTAACAGATTAATATCTACTAACGTTACATATCACCGATAAGTTATCAGTATGTTATGTACTTTACATGTTTCTTGTTCCATTTAATGCCATTATTGTCACAGGTTTCCATTAGTGGTGTAGGTGACTTGTAACATGTTTAAATTTGTATAATATGGCAGTATTGTTTAATACTAGTACTAAAATTATAAGGGCCGACCATAATATGTataactttttagtatttgttgttatagcggcaacagaaacacaTCATTTGTGACAATTtcaactgacagacagacagacagtggagtcttagtaatagggtcccgtttttacccttcgggtacgAAACCCTCGCCGGAGCCCACTAAGGGCATGTTACTGTAGGAGATTTTATGCAGGCTAGCAAAATAGGTAACGGAACTAAAGTAAAGTGTAACTTGGCACGGTTTTATAAGGAATGGTGAGACACTTACCGCCCTCAGTGTAGACGAGGCCGAACTTGTAGTAGCTCATCTTGTACATGAGGCAGTTGAGCAGCGTGTGGGAGCCGTCGGCGTCGACGCGGAACTCGCCCGCGCTCGTGTAGTAGTCGGCCTCGCGGATGTGCGCGCCGCGGTCCGTGCTGCCGCCGATGCGCACCATCCACAGGAACTTGTTGATGTCTGCCGAGTGCACACATCACTATCTTAACGGCGGCTGAATGCCCCTTAACAACCTGCATGCTTATTCCAACTCATTATATTTATGATCAACTTCTCgatttcaataaattaaattgcaaatgtATTATGGTCGaggaatagtagattgttaaccaagggtgtAAAGTGAACCTTGTCACCCGAGATATTTTGGCGCCTGTACgaagtgagagcgccaataagTTCAATGTATTCGTAAagatatagtacattattgtcgaggttcggaagccagcaagtagccttccagccgagtcatatatagtgcttttctcaaaaatggtgcaagaaatagaaatattttacagaacttacagaagcaacgttctaattttcacagaaaaaaatacaaccattaaaaaaatttgcttgccgcctttaaaaaaaaaagaagtgtatttttctgctgaaaatacgccaacctatttgagacacctaaatagtcgaggtaccaacattaagcctgtaacagactatcgcaccgcaccgcgaccttggagcgtcgcacccataagtgagagcgagaaagagatatctgtttctcgctctcacttatgggtgcgacgctccaaggtcgcggtgcggtgcgatagtctgttataggctttataataataagtgctgatcatctgtttggctgtttaagggatctatgccttcatttgatatggccatttaaagttttaaaaagtttggaactcgttaaataatggaatttgtatgtgacattgcagtcccgaaatcgagactgcaatgtttttaactttttaattttttgagtgaccataaactacgcacttcgcgacctattttttaaccggcaacgtcgactttgccgtccatttttgagaaaaagtttTATGACCAATCGatgcaaattatatttcgtcaactatAACAGTAAATGCGTTTGCTGAACACAATGGCTTagattcattattttaaaaaatatacagaaaAATTGGCATAAATCATATAAAGAAAGAGGATTATACCATGTTGTGACTTAAATGCTTGCGTCATTCTTAATCTTCATAGTATCAAATAATTTAGACACCATATTAAGGCTTTTTAAATTGAACTGAACTGACCAGAGCAGTCTTGCGCAACCTAAGAGACTTTTCGCCCGTCTATTCTGTGGCCAGATCTCATGGAAACCTAGCGTTAGAGGTCTACTTAGGTAATAGTGGGCTATACTCGTACCATCAGAAGAGTAGCCGACGAGGCCGCCGAATATGACGAGCACGTAGTCGACGTCGAGCTCGCGCATGATCTCGTAGGCGCGCTCCTCGGCCGACGCCATGGCCTGCCCCACGCGCGAGATGTGCGTGTTGTTCCACGTGTTGTTGTCCACTATCACCGTCCGGTTCGCCATCGCTGTTATCTGGTAGCCGTAGTCCCACCACGACATCACTTTAGCGTCCTGCCAATAATGGGCCCGTATTGAAATCGAGGACATGTGTGAGCTTCACTAGAATATCGTCATTTTGAATGTTTTCACGTAACATTTCTATAGTCAACATCCATAAAGTACGAATATAATTTGAAACGGATGTTACATATACATTACGTAACATAACAAGCTATTTAAACaacaatttagtttttaagatttttttgttCAGTATTAGGAATCAACTCTTAATAGTTAATATTCTGTCATTTATTGGtttaaacatatattattattatagacgtaaataaatgtagtccacacaagaataaaaaaatactattttgctaacaaataattaataaaccttattgcaaagaaatAAGATCCACCgatcagttaagagtgttgctattaggtacctacgaggATAAATGTAAGAATATTAAGGTGTTCTAGTACCCGGGCCGGGCGCGTCCACCGACGTGCAGATGCACGTGCAGTGGAGTCCGGCCGGCCCCGGCACGTCGcggagtgtgtgtgtgtgccatTACCTCAGGCGTGTTCATCTTGAGCCAGGTGTAGGCTTCGCGGAAGTCGTCGAAGATGATGCGGGCGCCGTCGTGCGCGCGCGCCGACAGCACGATGGACGGCGACGAGTACGCCTCCGACGTCACCCACGTGCAGTGGAACACGTACGACACCAGCAGGCAGCCTAGCACGCACACGAACAGCGCGCCCACCTGTACAACATAACCACACGCTTCACTTCACCACGCATCTAAACAATCACTGTGGCaacattttgagttatcgcGGTTTGAAAAGATCGATGTACAGGTTGATTCACGAAagctgagcgcctaccgcgaaccacgttcgacatgttgcctctctgtcgcacttgtaaattcgtacgtaagtgtgacagggaggtaacacgtcgaacgtggttcgcggtaggccctctggcacGAATGGAACGAACGAAACTTTCATTGTAATATGAGCACAGAATAATTAATAAGTACTATCGTACAGAAAAGAcacctacaaaaccgaagtttgacagcgattcagggacgaatcatgatgtccctttctaatgtatggcactattGGCACTATCCCTATCGGCTATTTATTGGAAGTTTCTAGGGCACAATAGATAGCAGGTTAATTAGAAGCATTTGGATCTCACGTCACGGGCAGTAGAATCGATTGACATCTTCCAATAAAAATGAGGCATAATATGTAACTAATTAACGAGACGTGTTACTCACCTCGGAACGGAACACCAGATTATTATCGTGCTTCTTTTTCTTGTCGTGCTTTTCAACTTTGGGCTCTATGTCCTTGACGTGAAGGCTGAGCAGGCTGGAGGCCGCCACGCCCGACACGATGCACATCACCGGCGCCAGCACCAGCATCAGGCGGACCATCACGCCCTGCGACACTCGACACATTAAGCTCGTATTCAAAACCTACACTCAACTAAGATAAACAACTTTCAGTCAGAGAGCAAAGTGTAAAGAAATCATTGCGCGGAGACAACGGAATGATGACACTCGACGTCGCCTTCCACGCGCTCAAGCTTCTCCAtcatcattttaaaaataaagtttaccaAGTGACATGGTAATTTTAACGCAGTATAaactacattttactataaataaCTTACAGCAAAATAGATACTGAGGACTCCATAGAGGATGATGAAGATGTTGGCGTCGGTGAGCTTGGCGAAGCAGAAGTAGAGGCCGGCGGGGAACAGGAACACCAGCACCTGCAGGTCGAAGTAGAACGACGACCACGACGTCGGCTGGTGCTCCGACACCGACGCTGCGGACAAACCGCAAACTAGGTACATTACTTACGCCACAGAACATCCTCACACCTTCCAAACGGGTGGGCGCGCCAAGTTTACTCTCACTGTAATTAACCAATAGTGGAAAATAATAAGCTCCATAGAGTTCAGAATCAACCCAGAGATGTTCTAAGGTCATTGACGGCCGACCTCGCGCTCTCGCAAGCTAAAGCGAACATCAaaatcgttatctgcctcttgtATTCTATTGATATCGATAGAGAAACCTAGGACATAAACGTTTATTCGCATTTCAATTTTAACGGTAGGGCACGGTACCCTAAAGACGAATGCAGATAGCCTACTTGTGCGGAAGGGTCAATGTCTTacataatatttgtaaattaagaataactTACCGATAATTGGAATATGATTCTTGGCATAAGAAGGGTCCAGTAACGAGTAGAATCTGCCAGTCCAGGGCGAGATTTTACCTATAGAAAAAACAATACATGTATTTTCAACATTCACAATAAAGTATCAGCTACAAATTTCAATAAAACCCTAAATACACTGATAATGAAACTGACTTCTTGAGCAGCTTGTTTCTCGTTTAATGGTGATTCTAAAGAATGGCGTATCCGTCTTGCCGTTGATTAACCATTAAGTCAATTGCTCTATTACTTCAGAGCCTATGCTCCACTTACGacagtattttaatttcaattggCAAGGTGTTTGGCATCCTCTGTTGGCTGGCAGATGCTAGTTGAGACAGTAAAGTTACCGGTGATGGTGAGCGCGACGACGGCGGTGCCCAGCGTGGCCAGCAGCGTGGTGAGCAGCGCCTTGAAGAGCAGCTCGAAGTTGGCCGGCGACAGGCGCGCGCGCAGGTACTGCGCGAACGCGTACAGCTGGCACAGGCCGAACGTGCCCAGCGCCTGCGCACACAACACTCGTTATGCTGTGATCACGGCTAACATGCATTTATTATGCGTAGTGGTAGTGGTTTCAACAACTAACAATACATTTCCAGTCGTAAAGAAAGATGCGAAGTTAACgaagttttattattatgtacccATATCAGACccatatggaacttgctatctgtaagtatgtacctattgacAAGttcattgttttatattttagcttAAAATTAAGAAGGTATGTACGTCTCCATGCATATTATTAGCAATTAGTTACTCAAATTATCATGCATTACCGCACAAGTCCGATAATATAATGAATAAGCTCGCGTGCGTAATATTTCGGATTATGAGCCTAAAAGCGGATCAATAAGTTCCACGTTACGAGCAAGTGTTGAAAATGAATTTTACACAAATCTTAAGCCTATTAGCTAGCCATCTAAGCTAGTGTATGTAGGCTACTTTTTAACCGGCGCTATTAAAGATATACGTTAAGCGCAACCGCGCGCGCATTATGTGCAACCTATACTTAAAAGCAATGTAGTGGTGTAAGTAATGCTACACTACTACATTATTACTTGATCTCAGTACAGGGGTGACagtcactgtgtgacaaaacccctttaaaaatataatatagattaaaaaaaaggtaCCAGCATGTGCTCCGAGCTCTGCACAGGCTGGAAGCCGACAAAGGAGATCTGCATGGAGAGGATGGTGCCGACGCAGTAGAGCGCGCTGTAGGCCACGTACACGCGCGCCGAGAACCGGCCCAGCGCCATCAGCGCCAGCACGTGCAGCGGGATCAGGTTGATCAGGAACACGTAGCCGCCCCAAGACGATACCTGCATCAACATACCTCTTATCATCGCTAAAAAGGATATTTGCAAAGCGAACTCCGATTGATCGTCCGTACTTACATGTAGTCATCATGGAGTAGACAAGTTAGGGCCCTTTTGTTTCATCAGAATTCAAACACAAATGAAGTGAATAAAGAAAGTTGTATTCACAATCATTAAGATTCCGTAAAAATCAGAAACAGCAGATGTTCGAGTTGTAAGACTGGATTGGGTTGACCATGGTAAAAAAGATTTTTTACATTTAACcccttaggggtcatccattaattacgtcacacgaatttataggttttttgacccctctccccctccttgtcacatttggtcacatttggcaaacccctcccccctagtgtgacatcacattttttctacgaaatcgccaaatccaattaagtaagtacctaagtattattaatattttatcaaaatatttttgacgatataaatattagtaattttataacccaaaactgcttaggaaagaaaattaaacgaataaaaacgattatcgttttaaaaacttgttattt
This genomic window from Cydia amplana chromosome Z, ilCydAmpl1.1, whole genome shotgun sequence contains:
- the LOC134661662 gene encoding dolichyl-diphosphooligosaccharide--protein glycosyltransferase subunit STT3A, with amino-acid sequence MTAEMQSKAKLPHLSSDKQLTFIKLAVLSMAAILSFATRLFSVLRFESVIHEFDPYFNYRTTRYLTEEGFYKFHNWFDDRAWYPLGRIIGGTIYPGLMVTSTTLYNIMQYMNITIDIRNVCVFLAPFFSSLTTIVTYLLTKELKDEGAGLVAAAMIAIVPGYISRSVAGSYDNEGIAIFCMLLTYYFWIKAVNTGTLLWSTMTALAYFYMVSSWGGYVFLINLIPLHVLALMALGRFSARVYVAYSALYCVGTILSMQISFVGFQPVQSSEHMLALGTFGLCQLYAFAQYLRARLSPANFELLFKALLTTLLATLGTAVVALTITGKISPWTGRFYSLLDPSYAKNHIPIIASVSEHQPTSWSSFYFDLQVLVFLFPAGLYFCFAKLTDANIFIILYGVLSIYFAGVMVRLMLVLAPVMCIVSGVAASSLLSLHVKDIEPKVEKHDKKKKHDNNLVFRSEVGALFVCVLGCLLVSYVFHCTWVTSEAYSSPSIVLSARAHDGARIIFDDFREAYTWLKMNTPEDAKVMSWWDYGYQITAMANRTVIVDNNTWNNTHISRVGQAMASAEERAYEIMRELDVDYVLVIFGGLVGYSSDDINKFLWMVRIGGSTDRGAHIREADYYTSAGEFRVDADGSHTLLNCLMYKMSYYKFGLVYTEGGRPPGFDRVRGAEIGNKDFNLDVLEEAYTTEHWLVRIYKVKPLPNRGV